A single window of Xiphophorus hellerii strain 12219 chromosome 12, Xiphophorus_hellerii-4.1, whole genome shotgun sequence DNA harbors:
- the asphd2 gene encoding aspartate beta-hydroxylase domain-containing protein 2 produces MEWSLESVREMVAGGMQSVRECEICAFAIAMCVLLLFMWYCYRVGREHGTSPLRGRYLSGTSRIGGVVGGFMSSDCRGRGKGKHGSLLEEQNGFAFCQSSECFRCTSAGESLNQRLYHSLQEYAKRYTWSGMGRVHKGVRDQGRYLNSRPTIQRPEVFFLPDLHSAPFFSREVQRHDVELLEQSFPALLAEFESIYHQPPARSGSSLPPGWKANSTPRGQWWTYYLVNQGTPLVLNVRRCPRAWRVLGQLRTFIANNVFGNACFSVLTPGALITEHYGPTNVRLRCHLGLRVPPSCELVVGGEPQCWSEGSCLLFDDSFLHRAFHDGNPEDGPRVVFMVDLWHPNVAAAERQALDYIFTPGRLEDREGK; encoded by the exons ATGGAGTGGTCGCTGGAGAGCGTGAGGGAGATGGTGGCTGGCGGGATGCAGTCTGTGAGGGAATGCGAGATCTGTGCGTTCGCCATAGCCATGTGCGTGCTTCTGCTGTTCATGTGGTACTGCTACAGAGTGGGCCGCGAGCACGGCACCAGCCCCTTGCGAGGGAGGTACCTGAGCGGGACCAGCCGGATCGGAGGGGTCGTCGGGGGTTTCATGAGCTCAGACTGTCGGGGCAGGGGCAAAGGGAAGCACGGGTCACTCCTGGAAGAGCAGAACGGCTTCGCCTTCTGCCAGTCGTCCGAGTGCTTCCGATGCACCAGCGCCGGCGAGAGCCTGAACCAGAGGCTCTACCACAGCCTCCAAGAATACGCCAAGCGCTACACCTGGTCCGGTATGGGCCGCGTGCACAAAGGAGTCCGCGACCAAGGCCGGTACCTCAACAGCCGGCCAACTATCCAGCGGCCTGAGGTCTTCTTCCTTCCTGACCTGCATTCGGCACCGTTCTTCTCCAGAGAAGTGCAGAGACACGACGTGGAGCTGCTAGAGCAGAGCTTCCCCGCCCTTCTGGCCGAGTTTGAGAGCATCTATCACCAACCCCCGGCCCGCAGCGGCTCTTCCCTCCCACCGGGCTGGAAGGCTAACAGCACTCCTCGCGGTCAATGGTGGACTTACTACCTGGTGAACCAAGGCACCCCTTTGGTCCTCAACGTCAGGAGATGTCCGCGCGCGTGGCGGGTGCTGGGTCAGCTGCGCACCTTCATCGCCAACAATGTCTTCGGAAATGCCTGCTTCTCCGTGCTGACGCCCGGAGCTCTCATTACGGAACATTACGGTCCTACAAATGTCAGGCTGCGCTGCCACCTGG GTCTCAGAGTGCCTCCATCCTGTGAGCTCGTTGTTGGTGGAGAGCCACAGTGCTGGTCTGAGGGCAGCTGCCTGCTTTTTGACGACTCCTTCCTCCACAGGGCTTTCCATGACG GCAACCCAGAGGATGGCCCCAGGGTGGTGTTCATGGTGGACCTGTGGCATCCCAACGTGGCTGCTGCCGAGAGACAAGCTTTGGATTACATTTTTACCCCGGGCCGCTTAGAGGACAGGGAGGGGAAATAG